One region of Ferrovum sp. JA12 genomic DNA includes:
- a CDS encoding branched-chain amino acid ABC transporter permease, translating into MEILLQLVLSGVALGMIYAVVAFGYQSTFATSGTLNFGQGEALMLGAMFGLTLAGDVMGGPYMNYWLMIPAVLIFGAVQGVVVEAVGVRPAIKIKSEFGWIMSTIALGIIFRNVAENVWGRDDMPFPSPISSTPLHIFGASVLPMELMVDVGALLMMVLVELFNRKTIYGKAVVATSTDRDAAGLMGINTRMVITFSYALSSMSAAFAGVLIAPITLTGASMGAVLGLKAFAVAIIGGLNSGLGIIVGGIILGVAETTTGFYLSTGYKDVPGLVLLLLVLAIKPSGLFGKTAIKKV; encoded by the coding sequence ATGGAAATACTGTTGCAATTAGTTTTAAGCGGCGTGGCGTTGGGCATGATTTATGCGGTGGTTGCCTTTGGTTACCAATCTACGTTTGCGACTTCCGGTACGCTTAACTTTGGACAAGGTGAAGCGCTCATGTTGGGTGCCATGTTTGGTTTAACCCTTGCAGGGGATGTCATGGGCGGACCCTACATGAATTATTGGTTAATGATTCCTGCCGTGTTGATTTTTGGGGCAGTTCAAGGGGTAGTGGTGGAAGCTGTCGGGGTCAGACCCGCCATTAAAATTAAATCTGAATTTGGTTGGATCATGTCGACCATTGCTTTAGGTATTATTTTCAGGAATGTGGCAGAAAATGTGTGGGGTAGAGATGATATGCCTTTTCCTTCACCCATATCCTCAACGCCACTTCACATTTTTGGCGCCAGTGTGTTACCCATGGAATTGATGGTGGATGTAGGTGCTTTATTAATGATGGTGTTAGTTGAGTTGTTTAATCGTAAAACCATTTATGGTAAAGCTGTGGTGGCCACTTCAACAGACCGGGATGCGGCAGGATTAATGGGTATCAACACGCGAATGGTGATTACTTTTTCTTATGCGTTGTCTTCTATGTCTGCGGCTTTTGCTGGCGTGTTGATTGCGCCTATTACCTTAACGGGAGCCTCTATGGGGGCTGTTTTAGGACTAAAAGCTTTTGCTGTGGCAATTATTGGCGGCTTAAACTCCGGATTAGGAATTATCGTGGGTGGAATTATTCTCGGAGTGGCCGAAACCACCACGGGATTTTATCTTTCAACGGGCTATAAAGATGTTCCGGGCCTGGTGTTATTATTGTTGGTGTTAGCTATTAAGCCTAGTGGTCTCTTTGGTAAAACAGCTATCAAGAAGGTATAA
- a CDS encoding ABC transporter substrate-binding protein yields the protein MIKPSWLTPVISASLVALTLSAQAAETIKIGVSGPLSGGSSPMGISMRDGVKLAADEINKAGGILGRQIQLVERDDEAKNERGVQVTQDLINREHVVATLGFINTGVALASQRFYQQAKIPVIDNVATGSIITQQFLPPRYSKNYIFRIAASDKIQSHMIVEEAVVKRKFTKVAILADSTNYGQLGRQDLEKALAARGMKPVAEEKFNIKDTDMTAQLLRAKEAGAQAILTYGIGPELAQIANGMAKLGWKVPMIGSWTLSMANYIDNAGKNGEGARMPQTFIQEPNTPKRKQFIDAYIKAYHPAHDRIPSPVSAAQGYDSMYVLAAAIKQAGAADSNKIQQALENLSTKVDGVVTSYDHPFTSTNHEAIGVKDTVMGEVKDGFVVYAYESDKKGH from the coding sequence ATGATTAAACCAAGCTGGTTAACACCAGTTATTAGTGCTTCACTAGTCGCTTTGACCTTGTCAGCGCAAGCTGCCGAGACGATCAAAATTGGCGTCTCTGGTCCATTAAGTGGGGGATCTTCTCCAATGGGTATTTCTATGCGCGACGGAGTTAAGTTAGCGGCGGATGAGATCAATAAGGCTGGTGGTATTTTAGGCCGTCAGATTCAACTCGTTGAGCGTGATGATGAAGCCAAAAACGAACGTGGTGTTCAAGTGACTCAAGATTTGATTAATCGCGAACACGTGGTAGCAACTCTTGGTTTTATCAATACCGGCGTGGCGCTAGCTTCCCAGCGTTTTTACCAACAGGCTAAAATTCCTGTGATTGATAACGTGGCCACAGGTAGTATTATTACCCAACAATTTTTGCCCCCTAGATATTCAAAAAACTACATTTTTAGAATTGCTGCCAGTGATAAAATTCAATCACACATGATCGTTGAAGAAGCAGTTGTTAAGCGTAAGTTTACTAAAGTGGCGATTCTTGCTGATTCTACTAACTACGGTCAATTAGGAAGACAGGATTTAGAAAAAGCTTTAGCGGCTCGCGGCATGAAACCGGTTGCTGAAGAAAAATTCAACATCAAAGACACTGATATGACGGCTCAGCTGTTAAGAGCCAAAGAGGCTGGTGCACAAGCAATTTTAACCTATGGTATCGGTCCTGAGTTGGCTCAAATTGCTAATGGTATGGCTAAGCTTGGCTGGAAAGTACCCATGATTGGTAGCTGGACTTTATCTATGGCAAATTATATAGATAATGCAGGTAAAAATGGTGAGGGAGCACGTATGCCCCAAACCTTTATTCAGGAACCAAACACCCCAAAACGTAAGCAGTTTATTGATGCTTATATCAAAGCTTATCACCCAGCCCATGATCGTATCCCTTCACCCGTTTCGGCGGCACAAGGTTATGATTCGATGTATGTGTTAGCTGCGGCCATTAAACAAGCGGGGGCAGCTGATAGCAATAAAATCCAACAAGCTTTGGAGAATTTAAGTACCAAAGTGGATGGAGTGGTAACCAGTTATGATCATCCTTTTACCAGCACCAATCATGAAGCTATTGGTGTTAAAGACACAGTAATGGGCGAAGTGAAAGATGGTTTTGTGGTATACGCATACGAAAGTGATAAAAAAGGTCATTAA
- a CDS encoding gamma carbonic anhydrase family protein, whose amino-acid sequence MIYKLGRKTPTLHAGAYIHESAVIIGAVTLEEGASVWCHATLRADNEPIMIGKRSNIQDGAVLHTDPGMPLHIEQGVSVGHLAMLHGCTIGENSLIGIKSVILNGANIGRNCLIGANTLITEGKIIPDGSLVIGSPGKVVRSLTEQEISALKENATSYVNRSLLYQVELEKIG is encoded by the coding sequence ATGATCTACAAACTCGGTAGAAAAACACCTACGCTTCATGCTGGCGCATATATTCACGAGAGTGCGGTAATCATTGGCGCAGTCACCTTGGAAGAAGGTGCTAGCGTATGGTGCCACGCAACTCTCCGGGCTGACAATGAACCGATCATGATTGGTAAACGCTCCAATATTCAAGATGGTGCTGTGTTACACACTGACCCCGGGATGCCTCTTCATATTGAACAGGGGGTGAGCGTGGGGCATTTAGCCATGCTTCATGGTTGTACGATAGGGGAGAATTCTCTAATCGGGATAAAGTCGGTGATACTAAATGGTGCAAACATTGGACGAAATTGTTTAATTGGCGCCAACACACTGATTACTGAAGGAAAAATCATTCCAGATGGCTCCTTGGTAATAGGAAGCCCCGGTAAAGTGGTCAGAAGCTTAACTGAACAAGAGATTAGTGCTTTAAAAGAAAATGCTACGAGTTATGTAAACCGCTCTTTGCTATATCAAGTAGAATTAGAAAAAATCGGGTGA